One segment of Spiroplasma kunkelii CR2-3x DNA contains the following:
- a CDS encoding PTS transporter subunit EIIC, with the protein MSEKAKLKPFMSKVWWKQSNQRTMGTLSKLSKAFLLPIALLPIAGIFLGVGATISSKVDPASAAWYFGNFLNKMGDIAFGNLPVLFCISVAMAYTEDAGVAALTSVVGFLVFNVIQLSLLNEAYAHIQYVVNIEGGASPIMGLTVDGVTSVTPTLLTGEQLLKWMRTSDIYKELVKGNVIVTIVSSSRVTNQFNLLFYTGQTWAVQNKLLTSNLGINSLNTGVFGGIFVGAIAAFAYNRFHKTQLPSALSFFSGTKLVPIIIFMAVIPLAFIFMIIWPLIGTGLAWFGNNSGKLPVGLDSLIFEIFERSLVPFGLHHVFYSPLWWTQAGGSMADLIANVSKDSLNYMVFIKDLQGAGYIDANIDLSTITVGAAQAAITSWVSELNASTIAAVGDQTIMYKVIADPKITFTMVQHMGLNLGRFQSGKFPFMMFGLPAAAAGMYFSVSKENRKQVMGIYFSAAFTCFLTGITEPIEFTFLFVAPWLFYGVHMPLCAISFMLMGLLHVHTSMTVSGGFIDFIVFGIIPFVGGKGTNFYWILAVGIPYIGIYFATFYFAIKYGKVQIPGLDGITKLYTKADFKAKKGTNETTSSAPAKGDAAKREKARKIIEFLGGADNITAVDSCASRLRITVVDSKFVNQDGIKKLGGSTGMLIRGQSVQIIYGGEQEVIKPYMRELLAEMRNNKEAAEFLNSKQG; encoded by the coding sequence ATGAGTGAGAAAGCCAAGCTTAAACCTTTTATGTCAAAGGTTTGATGAAAACAATCAAATCAAAGGACAATGGGGACTTTAAGTAAATTAAGTAAAGCATTTCTGTTACCAATTGCGTTGTTACCAATTGCTGGAATTTTCTTAGGAGTTGGTGCGACTATTTCATCAAAAGTTGATCCTGCTTCAGCAGCTTGATACTTTGGAAATTTTTTAAATAAAATGGGAGATATTGCCTTTGGTAATTTGCCAGTATTATTTTGTATTTCTGTTGCAATGGCCTATACGGAGGATGCTGGAGTAGCAGCATTGACTTCAGTGGTCGGGTTTTTAGTTTTTAATGTAATTCAGTTGTCATTATTAAATGAGGCATATGCTCATATTCAATATGTTGTTAATATTGAGGGTGGTGCTTCACCAATTATGGGATTAACTGTTGATGGTGTAACATCAGTCACTCCAACTTTACTAACGGGTGAACAATTATTAAAATGAATGAGAACCAGTGATATTTATAAAGAATTAGTCAAAGGGAATGTTATTGTCACAATTGTTAGTTCATCACGAGTAACTAATCAATTTAACTTGTTATTTTACACTGGTCAAACATGAGCAGTTCAAAATAAATTATTAACTTCTAATTTAGGAATTAATTCATTAAATACTGGTGTTTTTGGAGGGATTTTTGTTGGAGCGATTGCAGCTTTCGCTTATAATCGTTTTCATAAAACACAATTACCTTCAGCGTTAAGTTTTTTTAGTGGGACAAAATTAGTTCCAATTATTATATTTATGGCAGTAATTCCATTAGCTTTTATTTTTATGATTATTTGACCATTAATTGGAACTGGGCTAGCATGATTTGGAAATAACTCAGGAAAATTACCAGTAGGGTTAGATTCTTTAATCTTTGAAATTTTTGAGCGATCATTAGTGCCATTTGGGTTACATCATGTGTTTTATTCACCATTATGATGAACACAAGCCGGGGGAAGTATGGCAGATTTAATCGCTAATGTTTCAAAAGACTCTTTAAATTATATGGTTTTTATTAAAGATTTACAAGGAGCTGGTTATATTGATGCTAATATTGATTTAAGTACAATTACAGTTGGAGCAGCACAAGCAGCAATTACTAGTTGAGTATCAGAACTAAATGCTTCAACAATAGCAGCAGTTGGTGATCAAACAATTATGTATAAAGTTATTGCTGATCCAAAAATTACCTTTACAATGGTTCAACATATGGGGTTAAATTTAGGACGATTCCAAAGTGGGAAGTTCCCATTTATGATGTTTGGATTACCAGCAGCAGCAGCAGGAATGTACTTTAGTGTTTCAAAAGAAAATCGAAAACAAGTAATGGGAATTTACTTTTCAGCAGCCTTTACTTGCTTCTTAACAGGAATTACAGAACCAATTGAATTTACTTTCTTATTTGTAGCACCATGGTTATTTTATGGTGTTCATATGCCATTATGTGCAATTTCATTTATGTTAATGGGATTATTACATGTGCATACATCAATGACTGTTTCAGGTGGATTTATTGACTTTATTGTCTTTGGTATTATTCCATTTGTTGGTGGAAAAGGAACAAACTTCTATTGAATTCTTGCAGTTGGAATTCCATATATTGGAATTTATTTTGCAACTTTTTACTTCGCAATTAAATATGGGAAAGTTCAAATTCCTGGTCTTGATGGTATCACAAAACTATATACTAAAGCTGATTTTAAAGCAAAAAAAGGCACTAATGAAACAACTTCATCAGCACCAGCAAAGGGTGATGCGGCAAAAAGAGAAAAGGCACGTAAAATTATTGAATTTTTAGGTGGTGCTGATAATATTACGGCAGTTGATTCATGTGCATCACGTTTACGAATTACAGTTGTTGATAGTAAATTTGTCAATCAAGATGGAATTAAAAAATTAGGTGGCAGCACCGGAATGCTTATTCGTGGTCAATCGGTTCAAATTATTTATGGTGGAGAACAAGAAGTAATTAAACCGTATATGCGTGAATTATTAGCTGAAATGCGTAATAATAAAGAGGCGGCCGAATTTTTAAATTCAAAACAGGGTTAA
- the rlmN gene encoding 23S rRNA (adenine(2503)-C(2))-methyltransferase RlmN, with protein sequence MTSIFGYQKEELQLDLVAHGFKKYLAEQIFDWIYVKNIYSFDEMTNISKTNRNKLQEYYTIEPLKIVVEQKSKDGTVKFLFQLSDGYKIETVLMPQSYGNSVCVTTQVGCNMACTFCASGLLKKTRNLSTAEIVQQVMMVNRYLATTDERVSHVVVMGIGEPFDNFDNTLSFVNIINDSKGYQIGARHITISTCGLVPKIKQFAELKTQVNLAISLHAPNNTIRNKLMPINKAYQVEKLMDAVRYYIELTNRRVTFEYILIENVNDSRETALELAKLIRGLNAYVNLIPYNTVAENGYQRSTKINRFFETLQQQKINCIVRREFGHDIDAACGQLRAKNEGIIRK encoded by the coding sequence ATGACATCAATTTTTGGATATCAAAAAGAGGAATTACAATTAGATTTAGTTGCGCATGGTTTTAAGAAGTATTTAGCAGAACAAATCTTTGATTGAATATATGTCAAAAACATATATTCTTTTGATGAAATGACAAATATTTCTAAAACTAATCGTAATAAATTACAAGAATACTATACGATTGAGCCATTAAAAATTGTTGTTGAACAAAAGTCAAAAGATGGAACAGTAAAGTTTTTGTTTCAGTTATCAGATGGTTATAAAATTGAAACAGTTTTAATGCCTCAAAGTTATGGTAATTCTGTTTGTGTTACAACACAAGTTGGTTGTAATATGGCGTGCACTTTTTGTGCCTCAGGACTATTAAAAAAAACCCGTAATTTATCAACTGCCGAAATTGTTCAACAAGTTATGATGGTTAATCGTTATTTAGCAACAACAGATGAACGTGTAAGCCATGTTGTTGTAATGGGAATTGGCGAACCATTTGATAATTTTGATAATACGCTTAGTTTTGTCAACATTATTAATGATTCAAAAGGTTATCAAATTGGTGCGCGCCATATTACAATTTCTACTTGTGGGTTAGTTCCAAAAATTAAACAATTTGCAGAATTAAAGACCCAAGTTAATTTAGCAATTTCATTACATGCTCCAAATAATACGATTCGTAATAAATTAATGCCAATTAATAAAGCTTATCAAGTAGAAAAATTAATGGATGCAGTTCGTTATTATATTGAGTTAACTAATCGGCGTGTTACTTTTGAGTATATTTTAATTGAGAATGTTAATGATAGTCGTGAAACAGCATTAGAATTAGCAAAGTTAATTCGAGGATTAAATGCTTATGTTAATTTAATTCCTTATAATACAGTTGCAGAAAATGGGTATCAACGCAGTACAAAAATTAATCGATTTTTTGAAACTTTACAACAGCAAAAAATTAATTGTATTGTTCGTCGTGAATTTGGGCACGATATTGATGCTGCTTGTGGTCAATTACGAGCTAAAAATGAAGGGATTATTAGAAAATAA
- a CDS encoding PP2C family protein-serine/threonine phosphatase: MQIRFGYKTDIGAYRSSNQDYFDFANNSFNNYIAIVCDGMGGHQHGEVASKMAADSLVEHFKRTNFNHLFDEEINKWFRQTILAIQQEMVTYAQFYPDTSDMGTTVVAALIANGKVYVINIGDSRLYKLHHDKIYQITTDQNMENSTEYREKQELEFQGQYKKQYNMHTFWKVLTSALGPTKNLKIDTYVIEDIKGQYLLTTDGIHDYVDEIDLIETLKSANKLNDKVKILIDRALENLSTDNLTGIVFEIID, encoded by the coding sequence ATGCAAATACGGTTTGGATACAAAACTGATATTGGTGCTTATCGTAGTAGTAATCAAGATTACTTTGATTTTGCCAATAATAGTTTTAACAATTATATTGCCATTGTTTGTGATGGGATGGGTGGTCATCAACATGGCGAAGTTGCCAGTAAAATGGCTGCTGATAGTTTGGTGGAACATTTTAAACGGACAAATTTTAATCATTTGTTCGATGAAGAAATTAATAAATGGTTTCGTCAAACAATTTTAGCAATTCAACAGGAAATGGTTACTTATGCTCAATTTTATCCTGATACAAGTGATATGGGAACAACAGTTGTTGCTGCCTTAATTGCTAATGGAAAAGTATATGTTATTAATATTGGTGATTCACGGTTATATAAATTACATCATGATAAAATTTATCAAATTACTACTGACCAAAATATGGAAAATTCAACAGAATATCGAGAAAAACAAGAATTAGAATTTCAAGGTCAATATAAAAAACAATATAATATGCATACTTTTTGAAAAGTATTAACAAGTGCTTTAGGACCAACAAAGAATTTAAAAATTGATACTTATGTTATTGAAGATATTAAAGGACAGTATTTATTAACCACCGATGGAATTCATGATTATGTTGATGAAATTGATTTAATCGAAACATTAAAATCAGCAAATAAATTAAACGATAAGGTTAAAATTTTAATTGATCGGGCATTAGAAAATCTATCAACTGATAATTTAACCGGAATTGTTTTTGAAATAATAGATTAA